Part of the uncultured Tolumonas sp. genome is shown below.
TGGGCATGCGTGCCAGGGCAGGAACCAGGTCCCGCCATTGTCAACCGGCCCGGAGGAAATACAATCGAGAGTTCCAGGGGGAGCCCATGACGACGATGATCGCTTTGCTGAGAGCGCTGACGCCCGAAGCCCAGGAGGCCATCGGCGGTGCCGAGCTCGCGATCTCGCGGTTCCCCTTCCGCGTTGGCCGGGAGAGCCGGGGGGAACTCAAGAAGCCCACGGAGCTCCAGAGCCGGAGGAAGCCGGACTCGGTCCCCAACAACGACCTCTACCTCGTGGAGACGGATCCGGAGCTCAACGTCTCCCGGGAGCACTTCCAGATCGACTTCCAGGATGGCGATTACGCAGTGAGCGACCGGGGCAGCTACTGCGGGACCCTGGTGGAGGGCGAGGTGATCGGAGGCCGACGCACCGGTGCGAGCAGGCGCCTGATGGACAACGAC
Proteins encoded:
- a CDS encoding FHA domain-containing protein; translated protein: MTTMIALLRALTPEAQEAIGGAELAISRFPFRVGRESRGELKKPTELQSRRKPDSVPNNDLYLVETDPELNVSREHFQIDFQDGDYAVSDRGSYCGTLVEGEVIGGRRTGASRRLMDNDVIIVGTSRSRYVFKFILRPGQD